GGCATTCGTGGCGGAGCCATTGGCATTCATTATTGGCATTGATAATACGGCATATGTATGTTGATCATTAGAATCCGGATAGAATCACAGTAGAACGCCCTGTCATATTGTAGAAAGCAACGCGTGGATATTCGGATACTCCCGTTTCGGTACACTCCAGAAAAAGAACCCAAACACCCACAAGAACCCAAGGATCCTGCATCCCCTGAACCCAAACGACACTCTCCCCTTCGCCCACTTTAAAACAAGGCTTTCCATCGCACCCGCGACAAAATTCACCACAAAAAACCATACCTCCCTCCACCCACCACTTCCCCAAACCCACCGCATAACAACCGCATGCGAACACCCGCTGATCCCAAATACCATAAACACGCACCACCACCGCTCCGCCACGCTCCCCGGCCTCAGCCGCAAAACCCGTTGCCCCACGCACCGCCCGTAGTTCGTATACGCCCGGTAAACGAGGCGGTGCCAGAAACGGCCCCAAAAGCCGCGAAGGGTGTATGCCTTGCCTGGGGAGCCGAAGAGGGGAGTTTGCCAGTCGGTGGTCTCGTCGAGGCGGAGGATAACGGTGAAAAGTATCCCGAGGGCGTCGTGGGAGCAGTCCAGGGTGAGGTAGGCGGTCCAGATCCAGTCGATTGCGCTGAGGGAACGGATTGCCGTCTCTCGGTAGGTTACCGTACCTGACAGTAAACGGCGGAAGTAAATCTCCTTGGTCGGGGAGAAGTCGTCGGCTGTCAGGGGCAGGAACGGGCCTGGGAATATGTATGTGGTCCACAGGTGCATAAGCAACAGGTGCAGTGTGATACGCGCCACGCGCACGATGGTGAAACGGATCCGACTCTGTGGAAGGTCATGATTGCGATCGACCGTATGCACACCAGGTACCTGTCGTGCTGTTTTTAGAAGCTGGGGATTACTCCAGAGCTTGTATGCTGCGACAAAGTCATATCGCTTGTCCGGCGACGGGCGCAAAAGAATCCATTGCTCGATATACAGCAGCGATGTAACATGCACGAAATACACAGCGAGGCCAATGGCCCAGAGGTCTGCAATGTCCTCAAGTTGGTTGGCGGTAATTAAAGAAATGTAAGATGGGAGAAGGATGAGTGGCAGCGACCAGAGGCGGGTTGTATGATGAAGGGCGATAGACACGAAAAACACGGATGTTAGAAACGAAAATACTGGAAGGAACATGGTGCTTTGCAATTCAGTGCGATTCAATGAATCCTTCGTCCATCGCCATATATCTTTATTTAGGCTGTCTGTCGATTATTGGGGGCGTCAGCAGTGTGCCTTGAGTATGTGCCTTGGATAGCCTCGTATTTTCCAAATTAGGAATCGGCCCCAATCCACTCCAATCCCTCCAGGCACATTTTGGACTCACTGCCACGGGGCCGAATGTCAACCAAATGTTATAAAAGAAGGTTGAATATCGTCTCAattcccatcatcatcaacagctcaatcaatcaatcaatcaaccaaccaaccaaccaaaaAATCCTCAATCTCAAACAATCTTTCTATCTCTCTATCTCTACCCCAATACATAAAACAATCATCAAAATGAAGACCGTCTTCGCCGCCCTTGTCATCGCCCTCTTCGCTTCTTTCCTCCAGATCTGCCCCGCTCCCATCGGTGGCCTCGCCAGAATCGGCACCCAACTCGTCAAGGGCGCCATCGATGCCGGCTCCGACATCAACGATGAAGTCCAGAACAACTCCCGTCGCAGCTTTTTAACCCTCGAAGGCGACCACTTTGACGATCACGCCTACCTTGAGGCCCGTGGCGATGACCCGTTCGCTGGTCTCCCCGAGCCCGCGGCCACCCAGTGCAAGAACCAGCTCAAGGACGTTACCGTCAGCTTCAAGTTTAACGGTAACAATGTTGTTATTGGCAATGTGCCGGCAACTTGCATGACTCTGGCGACTGTTTTCTTGGGTGACAACCCGGGTGCTCACGGTCCTATTCCTATGAGTGAGTCGCCTTACATTGATAAAATACATGCAGATGCTAATAATATATAGGCTCCTCGAGCTTGAAGTACACCAACGTCGACCAGGGCGATATCCAGCAGCTGCGCAGCATCATGAAGCAATAGATTAGACGGTCGGTTCGGTTCGATTTATAGATACAGGAGACGGTGTTTGGTGTTTGTCTGGTCATGATTATTTCCTTTGATCTCTCGATATTCTTATGCAATATGTCTATGGTTTTTTTATGGTCTTATGCTCTTTTATGTGTTCTTTCATGCGATTGCTGTGCCTGGAGTCTGGATGTAACGGAGATTACCCGAACAGGAAATTCCCAAAATTGAGAACTCATTTCAGATTGATTAGCGGCCCCTGTTCAGCCTAGTCTATAGTAATGCCCCAATAATGGGATCTGACTGGGGTCCTGTATCAGATCAACTGCCGAACCGAGGATAATGGTTGGAACGGATTTGTAAGGTTGTATCAGATCTGTAGGCTCCAAGTATAAATTCGCTTCGTTTCTCGAACGATTCCATCTGTCAATCCGTTCATCCTTTACTCAGAGCAGGTCTCTTGATCTATTTATTTTTTATTCCACCCACTCACTCATCAATATGAAGTACTCTCTCACCCTCATCGCCCTCGCCAGCACAGCCCTAACGGCTCCCACCCAGCCCGAAGAGCGTGGCCTCTTCCCCGGCTTCGGTGACTCGAGATCCGGCTCCAGCTTTGATAACCTGTTTGGCGGGGGCTCCGGATTATCCGGCTCCGactccagctccagctctgGCACCAGCTCTGCGTCCGGCGCTGCATCGACCCCGTCGTCGACCTCGACCACCACCTCTGCTCAGGGAACGGATGCCCTGGGTGACTTTACTGACCTACTTGGAGGGTCTTCCTCATCTGGTACGTTTTGTCTTCCCCCTCTCCGTAAGCATACAGGTTGATAAAATGAAAAGTCGGCGGGACCACCGAGAACGGCGTGACGGACAACAATGAATGCCAACCCCTGACCTTCATCTTCGCCCGCGGCACCACCGAACTGGGCAACATGGGCTCCGTCGTTGGACCCCCCGTCGCGAAGCAACTGGCCTCCCAAACCCACAACAAGGTGACCGTGCAGGGCGTGGATTACCCCGCTGATGCCGCCGTACATCTCCCTCTCGTCCCCACCTATCCATGCACAAAATGCACATGCTAATAATGAAAACAGGGCAACGCTTCCCTCGGCTCCTCTGGTGGCCCGAAAATGGCCTCCCTCGTCAAACAAGCCCTCAAGCAATGTCCCAACACCAAAGTCGTGCTTGGCGGCTACTCGCAAGGCAGCATGGTCGTGCACAACGCAGCCAATTCGCTGTCCGCAAATCAGATCTCCGCGGCCGTGCTGTTTGGAGACCCGTTCAAGGCGCAGAGTGTGGGGAAGTTGGATGATAGTAAGAGGAAGGAATATTGTGCACAAGGGGATCCGGTTTGCTTGAATGGGGGGAATATCATGGCGCATTTGAGTTATGGGAAGAATGCGGAGGAGGCGGCGAAGTTTTTGGTGGATGCTTCTGGTGTGAATATTTCTTAGGTTGTGATGCTTCATAGGACGATCGAGGGAATGAGTGAAGTGGTTTAATAGTATGGTTATTCGAGTAACTAGTCTAAGCTCTTGAGCTGTGCTCTGTAATGCATTGGTTGGACTGTAAATTAAATCGACAGGAGTCGATAAGTAAACGGTATTATTACTATATTAGACTAGCTAATAGCCATGTACTATTCTGTAGATTTTAAAAGACATGCATGTTCTGGGAACGCTATACAAAACCACCCCCCGGGCAGTCAAACGATGGGCATGTCAATTGCCGTTTTAGAAGACCTTGAAGCCACCAGGCATCAAAGTCTGGAAGACACCATACGGGTCATACTTCTGCGAAATCGACTGCAGCTTCTGGTGGTTCTCAGGCCCGTAGCCGGGGAAGATCTCCTGGAAACCAGCGGCGTCGCCCCTATTCTCGTTAGCACCATACAAGCTCCCCAGGTCAGGCCCAATAGGAAATGATAGAACTCACATGTAGTTAAACGGGTCATACAAACCAGCCTTCTGCGTGGCAGCGTTGATCTTGTTGGTGGTCTGTTCAACCCACTCCATAACAGCATCGTCATACTTGCTCCCCGTCCACTCAACAACCTCCGCGTAGCACAGGTACACCTTCTTAGGGTCCAGGCCGAGGGCGTTGCCGCCGCGCTTGGCAGAGGCTTCCATCCAGAGAGAGCCAATGGGCTGCCAGTCCAGCTGGATAGTGGTGAGGTTTGCAACGGGGACCTTGGCGTAGAGCTTGGGGAGTTCGGCGAAGAAGGTGCTGTTTATGATGCTGATGCCTTGCAGGAGTTCGGCGCGGTTGGTACCGGTTACGGTTCCGGCAACAAACACATCACTAGTCTCGTTAGCATGGGGTTGTTTGAGTGGGGTGAGAGAAGCGTACTTGATGTGAGGAATGACCATGGCAGCGGTCTCATCGGCGAACTCGCGGAGGGTCTTGAAACCAAGCGTGTTGCTGACGGCGGGGATATCGGTGAATGGCTTGAAGACATCGGGGTAGCTGATCGTGTCACTATCGTAGAACAGAATCACAGACGCCATGGTGGTCTTGCCAGGGACCACGGCAGGAACGACATGAGTCTTGTGGTCGGAGATGTCGGCCGAGAACGTAGCAGCAGCCTATCTAGTCAGCAACTAACCTACCAAATCAAAAGGAAACAAGGGTAATTGCATACCTCAAGGAACTGATCCAAATACTGAGAAGAAACAGTGTACGTCCCACCCCAGATCTTTGGCGACTTGATAGTCTCAACATCAAACCGGGTAACTATACCAAAGTTGCTGCTACCACCCTTCAGCGCCCAGAAGAGATCAGGAAGATGCGTCTTGTTCACGTTCGTCAGCGAGCCGTCCGCAAGCACGATCTCGTAGTTGACCACGTTGTCGGCAGCCCAGCCGACTTCGTTGCCGTAGAAGTTGACACCTCCGGCCAGGAGCAGACCGGGGACTCCGACGGGGCCGATGCGGCCACCGGGGACGGCGAGGCCGTGGGGTTCGAGGTATTTGTAGACGTCGGACCAGCTGTGGCATATTAGCCATCGGATTGAGCACTACTGGCGAGATGTAGGGCCAGGAGTAGCGTACCGGTATGCCGGACCAACGGATAGCAAGGACTCATCCTCCGACAAACGCAGGGTAGTCAAGTTGGACATGACAATCAACACGCCGTCGTTGATGTTATTCGCACCCTGCCATCGACCCATTAAGCATCTCATCCACACCATATGTAGTAGAGACTTTATCCCTATACAGACTATCAGAGACTCACCTTAATACCCATATGCCCCCCACCACGCACCGCAAACTGCGCCCGCGCATTAACCAACCCCTTCACACCCTTCGCCAACTGCTCCCCCGATTTAGGCCGGAAGACACAGCCTGGTGAGAGAATCTCCGTGTTAGACCAGAACTCCTGAGACTCATACTTGTACACCCTGGTATTGGGGTCGTAGACGGATCCCGGGAGGGAGTCTTTCAGGGTCTGGCAGCCCGAGTTGGCGGAGGCCGAGACGGCTAGGGTGGCTGCTGCGAGAGCGGAAGAGAGACGCATTTTTGATGgtttttctattttttggtttttttttttgttaaTGTAATATATTTAATAGTATTCTGTGTGAAGAAGTGAAGAGGGATTCAAGGGAATCCCAGTGAATAAGAGAAACGAATGCATGGCCGGGGGAAATGCCGGAATGGACTAGTCCTAAGGGCAGACCAAAAACAGACTAAATGCGCTAAGAGGGCTCATTTCCGATGCTAAAATCGAAGATCAGTCCCCGGGGGGCAGGGTTTAATTAACT
This sequence is a window from Aspergillus chevalieri M1 DNA, chromosome 5, nearly complete sequence. Protein-coding genes within it:
- a CDS encoding FAD-binding oxidoreductase (CAZy:AA7;~COG:C;~EggNog:ENOG410PMTA;~InterPro:IPR006094,IPR036318,IPR016166,IPR016167, IPR016169;~PFAM:PF01565;~SECRETED:SignalP(1-18);~go_function: GO:0016491 - oxidoreductase activity [Evidence IEA];~go_function: GO:0050660 - flavin adenine dinucleotide binding [Evidence IEA];~go_function: GO:0071949 - FAD binding [Evidence IEA];~go_process: GO:0055114 - oxidation-reduction process [Evidence IEA]), with the protein product MRLSSALAAATLAVSASANSGCQTLKDSLPGSVYDPNTRVYKYESQEFWSNTEILSPGCVFRPKSGEQLAKGVKGLVNARAQFAVRGGGHMGIKGANNINDGVLIVMSNLTTLRLSEDESLLSVGPAYRWSDVYKYLEPHGLAVPGGRIGPVGVPGLLLAGGVNFYGNEVGWAADNVVNYEIVLADGSLTNVNKTHLPDLFWALKGGSSNFGIVTRFDVETIKSPKIWGGTYTVSSQYLDQFLEAAATFSADISDHKTHVVPAVVPGKTTMASVILFYDSDTISYPDVFKPFTDIPAVSNTLGFKTLREFADETAAMVIPHINDVFVAGTVTGTNRAELLQGISIINSTFFAELPKLYAKVPVANLTTIQLDWQPIGSLWMEASAKRGGNALGLDPKKVYLCYAEVVEWTGSKYDDAVMEWVEQTTNKINAATQKAGLYDPFNYMGDAAGFQEIFPGYGPENHQKLQSISQKYDPYGVFQTLMPGGFKVF
- a CDS encoding uncharacterized protein (SECRETED:SignalP(1-22)) encodes the protein MKTVFAALVIALFASFLQICPAPIGGLARIGTQLVKGAIDAGSDINDEVQNNSRRSFLTLEGDHFDDHAYLEARGDDPFAGLPEPAATQCKNQLKDVTVSFKFNGNNVVIGNVPATCMTLATVFLGDNPGAHGPIPMSSSSLKYTNVDQGDIQQLRSIMKQ
- a CDS encoding carbohydrate esterase family 5 protein (CAZy:CE5;~COG:S;~EggNog:ENOG410PPRU;~InterPro:IPR043580,IPR029058,IPR000675;~PFAM:PF01083;~SECRETED:SignalP(1-16);~go_function: GO:0016787 - hydrolase activity [Evidence IEA]) — protein: MKYSLTLIALASTALTAPTQPEERGLFPGFGDSRSGSSFDNLFGGGSGLSGSDSSSSSGTSSASGAASTPSSTSTTTSAQGTDALGDFTDLLGGSSSSVGGTTENGVTDNNECQPLTFIFARGTTELGNMGSVVGPPVAKQLASQTHNKVTVQGVDYPADAAGNASLGSSGGPKMASLVKQALKQCPNTKVVLGGYSQGSMVVHNAANSLSANQISAAVLFGDPFKAQSVGKLDDSKRKEYCAQGDPVCLNGGNIMAHLSYGKNAEEAAKFLVDASGVNIS
- a CDS encoding wax synthase family protein (COG:S;~EggNog:ENOG410PSQ5;~InterPro:IPR032805;~PFAM:PF13813;~TransMembrane:4 (n8-19c27/28o51-69i273-291o303-322i334-351o)), which produces MFLPVFSFLTSVFFVSIALHHTTRLWSLPLILLPSYISLITANQLEDIADLWAIGLAVYFVHVTSLLYIEQWILLRPSPDKRYDFVAAYKLWSNPQLLKTARQVPGVHTVDRNHDLPQSRIRFTIVRVARITLHLLLMHLWTTYIFPGPFLPLTADDFSPTKEIYFRRLLSGTVTYRETAIRSLSAIDWIWTAYLTLDCSHDALGILFTVILRLDETTDWQTPLFGSPGKAYTLRGFWGRFWHRLVYRAYTNYGRCVGQRVLRLRPGSVAERWWCVFMVFGISGCSHAVVMRWVWGSGGWREVWFFVVNFVAGAMESLVLKWAKGRVSFGFRGCRILGFLWVFGFFFWSVPKREYPNIHALLSTI